One Candidatus Methylomirabilota bacterium genomic region harbors:
- a CDS encoding CapA family protein has protein sequence MPSGARRAFSGFFSGDVMTGRGIDHILRRPSAPALQEPYVQDARTYVELAEAASGPIPRGVDDAYIWGDALEELDRMEPDARVVNLETTVTRSDDAWPKLINYRMHPANVGCFTAAKLDVCVLANNHVLDYGYAGLCETLETLTSVGLKVAGAGLNQEEARRPARVRIADGRTLIVFGVGAETSGIPASWAASHDRPGVDLLRHLSEATAAALLDRVARVKRPGDLVVVSIHWGGNWGYAIPGEHVQFAHWLVDGGVDLVHGHSSHHPRGIEVYADRLILYGCGDCINDYEGIAGYEQFRGDLVLMYFATLGPAGDLTRLRMRPMQVKRMRLGRVGSAEAAWLAGVLNSISARFGSRVELAGDGALELRWAGQ, from the coding sequence ATGCCCTCTGGGGCGCGTAGGGCGTTCTCCGGCTTCTTCTCCGGAGACGTCATGACCGGGCGGGGGATCGACCATATTCTGCGGCGCCCGAGCGCGCCTGCGCTCCAGGAGCCGTACGTGCAGGATGCGCGGACATACGTCGAGCTTGCCGAGGCGGCCAGCGGTCCCATCCCCCGAGGAGTTGACGACGCCTACATCTGGGGCGACGCCCTCGAGGAGCTCGACCGGATGGAGCCCGACGCGCGGGTCGTAAACCTCGAAACGACGGTCACGCGGAGCGACGACGCCTGGCCCAAGCTCATCAACTACCGTATGCATCCGGCCAACGTCGGCTGTTTCACCGCGGCCAAGCTTGACGTTTGCGTCCTGGCGAACAACCACGTCTTGGACTACGGGTACGCTGGTCTCTGCGAAACGCTCGAGACGCTGACCAGCGTCGGGCTCAAGGTCGCGGGAGCAGGGCTCAACCAGGAGGAGGCCCGACGGCCTGCGCGGGTCCGAATCGCGGACGGGCGAACCCTGATTGTCTTCGGGGTCGGCGCGGAGACGAGCGGCATCCCCGCAAGCTGGGCCGCGAGCCATGACCGTCCGGGCGTCGATCTGCTCCGCCACCTGTCGGAGGCCACCGCCGCCGCCCTCCTCGACCGGGTGGCCCGGGTCAAACGACCAGGCGACCTCGTCGTCGTCTCGATCCACTGGGGAGGCAACTGGGGGTACGCGATCCCGGGCGAGCACGTGCAGTTCGCCCACTGGCTGGTCGACGGAGGCGTGGACCTGGTCCACGGCCACTCGTCTCACCACCCCCGAGGCATCGAGGTGTACGCAGATCGGCTGATCCTTTACGGATGCGGGGATTGCATCAACGACTACGAGGGAATTGCCGGCTACGAGCAGTTCAGAGGTGACCTCGTCCTGATGTACTTCGCCACGCTGGGCCCGGCCGGCGACCTCACGAGGCTTCGGATGAGGCCGATGCAGGTGAAGCGGATGCGCCTCGGCCGGGTCGGGTCGGCCGAGGCCGCCTGGCTGGCGGGCGTCTTGAACTCCATCAGCGCCCGTTTCGGTTCACGAGTGGAACTCGCCGGCGACGGCGCTCTCGAGCTCCGATGGGCTGGTCAGTGA
- a CDS encoding transcriptional regulator: MSPPPALEPDMPTAQRLVEEIRRELEAIEQEIRRPPYLAALESGRVRREDLTCFAGEQYHIIRSDLRSVALLVNRFGTTPSGPFFQTVLGGEAAALAALGAFAAAIGMDDARLQAYEPAPGAHAYTAFMAWLALYGSEAEVAAGFLVNFAAGGANCGRMGRALRDRYGLTQETTAFFDLFAAPPAEFESQAMAVVASGLARGADSRLVKRAARLLQGYEKLYWDTLHALWGA, from the coding sequence GTGAGTCCGCCGCCTGCGCTGGAGCCCGACATGCCCACCGCCCAGCGGTTGGTCGAGGAGATCAGGCGCGAGCTGGAAGCGATCGAGCAGGAGATCCGTCGTCCCCCGTACCTCGCCGCGCTTGAGTCGGGCCGCGTGCGCCGCGAGGACCTCACCTGCTTCGCGGGAGAGCAGTACCACATCATCCGCAGTGACCTCCGGAGCGTCGCGCTCCTGGTGAACCGCTTCGGGACAACGCCGAGCGGACCGTTCTTCCAGACGGTGCTCGGCGGAGAGGCGGCGGCGCTGGCGGCGCTCGGGGCCTTCGCGGCCGCCATCGGCATGGACGACGCACGGCTTCAGGCCTACGAGCCAGCGCCCGGCGCCCACGCCTACACGGCCTTCATGGCTTGGCTTGCCCTCTACGGCTCGGAAGCCGAGGTGGCCGCAGGCTTCCTGGTGAACTTCGCGGCGGGGGGCGCCAACTGCGGCCGGATGGGCCGCGCCCTTCGCGATCGCTACGGGCTGACCCAGGAGACCACGGCTTTCTTCGATCTCTTCGCCGCTCCCCCCGCCGAGTTCGAGAGCCAGGCCATGGCCGTGGTCGCCAGCGGCCTCGCCCGCGGCGCCGACTCGCGCCTCGTCAAGCGGGCGGCCCGGCTGCTCCAGGGCTACGAGAAGCTCTACTGGGACACGCTCCATGCCCTCTGGGGCGCGTAG
- a CDS encoding 4a-hydroxytetrahydrobiopterin dehydratase — protein MSTLSAEPCVGCRRDSPRVTEAEIAELRREVPDWQLRERDGIVQLERAFHFPDFAAALAFTNRVGALAEEEGHHPALLTEWGRVTVTWWTHKIHRLHRNDFIMAAKTDARAVESGRVTRDEAREKGAP, from the coding sequence ATGAGCACGCTGTCCGCTGAACCCTGCGTCGGCTGCCGCCGCGACTCGCCTCGGGTCACCGAGGCGGAGATCGCTGAGCTCAGGCGCGAGGTCCCCGACTGGCAACTGCGGGAGCGTGACGGTATCGTCCAGCTCGAGCGGGCCTTCCACTTCCCGGATTTCGCCGCCGCGCTGGCCTTCACCAATCGGGTTGGGGCCCTCGCCGAGGAGGAGGGTCACCATCCCGCCCTCCTCACCGAGTGGGGGCGCGTCACGGTGACCTGGTGGACCCACAAGATCCACAGGCTCCACCGGAACGACTTCATCATGGCGGCGAAGACCGACGCGCGGGCCGTCGAGAGCGGACGCGTCACGCGCGACGAGGCCCGGGAGAAGGGTGCGCCGTGA